The following are encoded together in the Oncorhynchus nerka isolate Pitt River linkage group LG23, Oner_Uvic_2.0, whole genome shotgun sequence genome:
- the LOC115106456 gene encoding sclerostin-like: MGGIGEVVTERILPDVFHPLYRGSISMQVSLALLVSSTGLLLLQGCCTVVQGWRVLKNDATEIIPEYTENAQPPEQPILQASNNNSNTMNRPKHGGRRSSANRASYSASELSCRELRSTRYITDGSCRSAKPVKELVCSGQCMPAHLLPNSIARGKWWRSSASDYRCIPAHSRTQRVQLQCPNGNYRAYKIRVVTSCKCKRYSRHHNQSEAKESSSEAKPRRDKKRTRLPGSRNKSNTPTLVSNSY, from the exons ATGGGTGGAATTGGTGAAGTTGTTACAGAGCGCATCTTACCCGACGTTTTTCACCCGCTCTACCGCGGATCGATAAGCATGCAGGTGTCTCTCGCGCTCCTCGTCTCCAGCACGGGGCTGCTGCTGCTACAGGGATGTTGTACGGTCGTGCAAGGATGGAGGGTACTAAAAAACGATGCTACAGAAATAATACCAGAATATACTGAGAACGCACAGCCTCCCGAGCAACCAATACTACAGGCttctaataataacagtaatacaaTGAATCGACCAAAACACGGGGGAAgaagatcatcagcaaacagagCCTCTTATA gTGCCTCGGAGCTGAGCTGCAGGGAGCTGCGCTCCACCCGTTACATCACTGACGGCTCCTGCCGCAGTGCCAAGCCCGTCAAGGAGCTGGTGTGCTCGGGTCAATGCATGCCCGCCCACCTCCTACCCAACTCCATCGCGCGCGGCAAATGGTGGCGGAGCAGCGCCTCTGACTACCGCTGCATCCCGGCCCACTCCCGAACACAGCGGGTGCAGCTGCAGTGCCCCAACGGCAACTACCGGGCTTACAAAATCCGCGTGGTCACTTCCTGCAAGTGCAAACGCTATAGCCGCCACCACAACCAGTCAGAGGCCAAGGAGAGCTCCTCAGAGGCCAAGCCCAGACGCGACAAGAAACGCACCCGGCTGCCTGGGAGTCGGAACAAAAGCAACACACCGACACTGGTCAGCAATTCATACTGA